Genomic DNA from Mus caroli chromosome 8, CAROLI_EIJ_v1.1, whole genome shotgun sequence:
GAGCAGTGCTAGGAAGCACACGAGGAACATATATTTTCATTAGTAGTACCCCGGAAATCAAGAGCCTTGTGCATGGAAGCAGCCACTAAGCCACACTCACAACTGCTCCCATTTTCTCATAAACCTAGGGCTGTAGTTTCTGACTTGGAAATGTGGACATTAACATTTCTTTTGCAAGATTACTACTGAGATTAGACAAAGTTTGCATAGTGCCAGCATGGTGTTTAAGGGgtaaatgttcctttttttttttaaagtcaaaggTATATTTAAGAAATGTGACttgagggccgggcgtggtggtgcacgcctttaatcccagcactcgggaggcagaggcaggcggatttctgagttggaggccagcctggtctacaaagtgagttccaggacagccatggctatacagagaaaccctgtcttgaaaaaccaaaagaaaaagaaaagtgacttgAAAGCAGCAGTAAGGCTTCCTTAATTTACCTGAAAACTGAGGTACTTTTGCTTGTGACTCAAAATTCCAACTACTGGTTTAATAAACTCACTAGAAGTTAGGAATCCACTAAACTGCTTGCACAAAGGACAACCAACCATGGAGCTTGCAACCcatacatttaaacattttctttaaaatccttCTAAAACACACAAAGCAGAAACACAGCCATAAAAAGGAAACCCAGTTCTTATCTAGAAGGTTTCTGGTATTTCCCTGGGGGATCAATAAGGGGATTTATTTATTGCTAGGGTACAAAGGAAAGCAGCCATGGTATGTGACAGCTTAAATTAGTTATTTCCTACAGCTTTGGAGGGTACTATGTAGTTCCAGGCACTAGGAAGACATTCAAGTCATTGCTAGTGTTCTGTGGGTCAATTGGGGTAAACCCTGGACTAGAGTGTAAGTCCTAAAAGCAAATTAGTTAAAGCAAGCAGTTAAAGGGAGGGTAATCTTATCTGCCTACTCAATTCTCAGATTTGGAGTGTTTTACAAAGATACCCCCAGCAGTGCAAAGGGAGCCTGGTGTATCCCGCTAAATAAGGCCATTTGCTCCCGTGTCACAGATCCTTTGGGTGACGCATATGGGTAGTTGCACTGTAGTTTCCGAACGTACCCCCTTTTAACACCCAAGGTGCAGAATAACCTTGGATAGGCCAAGGATAATGTAAAGGTTCTTCTTTGAAGAACAAAGATATTTAACCATTTTCCAGTCTATCCGTTGGGGGGAGTGGCTCAATTAAAAGAGCATTTCTTAGAAGGTAGGGGAAAGTTAGTTTCACTTTTCTTTGCTACCATTCCCGGTTTCTGTGCTGGCTTTCCCTAGGTATGCTTGTCCCTACGGCTAGGACCAGAGAACCCATCAGCCACGCAGTTGATCCTCCTGGGTCATCCGGGAGGCTGTAGGTTCTACGGCACTGCATCTCTGTCCCAGCATGTGCTCACCCACCGGAAAAGACAAGAAGGACCCCAGGCACAGTCGCCTTGGCGGGAAAACTCCAGGCACTTCCCATCCGAACACTGCAACAAGAGACACTTAGAGATCTTCAACCACACTTACTTCTTGCTTAGTTTCTGCTCGCCATCCACTCTGACTTCACTCTCCTGCAGCGTGGCCATCTTCCCCACTGGCccgacccagaaaaaaaaattgtgactaGCGTAGAACTAGAACTTCCAGGTCGTGGCTCTAAGTCCTGCCTCTTCCGGGAAAGAGGGCGGGCCCTCGGCCGGACTCTCGCTGCGCAGGCGCAGTGCTGGGCTCCTCGGGCGGAGAGTTAGTCTCCGTGGTGTCATTTCTGCGCTTTACTTGTACAGCGGGGCGACAGGTATGGCGGAGGCGATGGATCTGGGTAAAGACCCCAATGGGCCCACTCACTCCTCCACTCTGTTCGTGAGAGACGACGGCAGCGCCATGTCGTTTTACGTGCGGCCCAGCTCGGCCAAGCGCCGGCTGTCGACGCTCATCCTGCACGGCGGCGGCACCGTGTGTCGGGTGCAGGAACCCGGAGCCGTGCTTCTCGCCCAGCCCGGGGAGGCGCTGGCCGAGGCTTCGGGAGACTTCATCTCCACGCAGTACATCCTAGACTGCGTGGATCGCAACGAGAAGCTGGACCTGGAGGCCTATCGGCTGGGCCTGACGGAGCAGGCGTCCGATCCGAAGCCCGGGGCTTCCACCGATGGCTCCACGGAACCGGAGCCGCAGCCCCTGACCGGGCGCATCGCCTACACCGACGCGGAAGATGTGGCCATCCTGACCTACGTGAAGGAGAACGCCCGTTCGCCCAGCTCGGTCACAGGCAATGCCTTGTGGAAAGCGATGGAGAAAAGCTCGCTCACGCAGCACTCCTGGCAGTCGCTCAAGGACCGCTACCTCAAGCACCTACGGGGCCAGGAGCACAAGTACCTGCTCGGGAACGCCCCGGTCAGCCCGTCCTCCCAGAAGCTCAAACGGAAGGCGGAGCAGGACCCCGAGGCGGCGGATAGCGGAGGTGAGGCTGGCACCTTCGGGGCTCCGGGGGGCGGGGCTGCCTGCCCGTCAGCGAGCGTCTTTTCGGGGCGCCGTGGGTGGCATAGCTCAGCCCCTCTTCTCTGTTGAGGTCCGAAGCGAAAGTGCACCGTTTCCTCTTATCCCTTGTTCTCTggttttaatttgtcttttcatttaaCTTTTCCTTCCCGTTGACTGGATGTTTGTTCGTTGATGGATTTGGGTTTGGGAGGGCGGGGAACTTGAGTCTCTTCCGCTGTGTCGCCCAGGCTGTCCCCAAACTCTATGCCTGAAATGttctcctggctcagccttcGGAGTGACTGAGACTACGGAACAGTAACTAGTTTTCAAAAACGGCTCTGTGTTCAAAAGGAACACAGTCCAGTATATATGGAAATCTTCCACCCTTCCTacccaccatacccagtttttcTCCAGGAGGTAACAGGGTaacctgtttctgtcttcagaaatttcaaagatattttccctcccccccccttttccttccttccttcctcctctccttttctccttttcctcaacCTCTTCttgtgcctcctcctcttcttctcctcctccatcttttttatttgagaaagggCCCCTAGGGGGCTGTTCATTTTAAGATGTTGCCTATATTCTGGTCTTACTCAATATAAACTATGTGAATGGCATGGCAGGTCAGTTTATTTTCCGTATTTTGGCTTAACTGAATGTACTTCTATATAGGGAGGAAGGTTGCTTTGTGGGCTTCCTTAGGTGAGGTGAATTTCTAAGCACTTGAGGTTACAATCTGGCCGTGATTAGTGTATAGTACAAAGGTGTCGCTTTTTTTATTTAGGTCGTGTTGtaagtttgttttttgagacagccagGCTAGCCTCCCAAGTCTAGGCAATCCTCTTACCTCAGTCTCTAGAGTGCTGGAATCACACagttgagccaccatgcctggctaacaTATCTGCCTTTTCTGTAACCAGTATTGACAACTTAAATGGCAGACATTTTTGATTTTAAGGCATCCTTTCtcca
This window encodes:
- the Terf2ip gene encoding telomeric repeat-binding factor 2-interacting protein 1 encodes the protein MAEAMDLGKDPNGPTHSSTLFVRDDGSAMSFYVRPSSAKRRLSTLILHGGGTVCRVQEPGAVLLAQPGEALAEASGDFISTQYILDCVDRNEKLDLEAYRLGLTEQASDPKPGASTDGSTEPEPQPLTGRIAYTDAEDVAILTYVKENARSPSSVTGNALWKAMEKSSLTQHSWQSLKDRYLKHLRGQEHKYLLGNAPVSPSSQKLKRKAEQDPEAADSGEPQNKRTPDLPEEECVKGETKENGEAGNKQFEEATPEFGEAVVDESPDFEIHITMCDGDPPTPEEDSETQPDEEEEEPKVSTQEVGAAIKVIRQLMEKFNLDLSTVTQALLKNSGELEATSSFLESGRRPDGYPIWCRQDDLDLQKDDDDRKNALVKKFGAQNVARRIEFRKK